One segment of Solanum lycopersicum chromosome 1, SLM_r2.1 DNA contains the following:
- the LOC101259584 gene encoding large ribosomal subunit protein P1 codes for MSLGEIASTYACLILHDDDIAITAEKISAIVKAANVTVEPYWPLLFAKLAEKKNISDLIMNVGAGGGGVAAVAAPVGGAAAGGGAAAAPAAEEKKEEPKEESDDDMGFSLFD; via the exons ATGTCGCTCGGAGAAATTGCTAGTACCTACGCTTGTTTGATCCTTCACGACGATGACATCGCCATCACC GCAGAGAAGATTTCTGCTATTGTAAAAGCAGCAAATGTCACAGTGGAGCCTTACTGGCCTCTCTTGTTCGCCAAGCTTGCCGAGAAGAAAAACATCTCAGATCTCATCATGAACGTTGGTGCCGGCGGTGGTGGTGTCGCTGCCGTTGCTGCCCCCGTCGGTGGCGCCGCAGCTGGAGGTGGTGCAGCAGCTGCCCCTGCTGCTGAAGAGAAGAAG GAGGAGCCAAAGGAAGaaagtgatgatgatatggGATTCAGTTTGTTCGATTAG
- the LOC101259086 gene encoding uncharacterized protein, producing MRRELENEQNIDMIVEASAKKQNGSDSKELEASHVNCASNYENHTSLAEQVKEEPHGIEDDDIDIIECTDPADNVLVQSDKEELTESSSSFGSIFSESEYCTTMNDIECTSEYSGDATSELAFSGFGDIFRMTRKKVTPHWRDFIQPIRQRCKLIELKLHLLQSQSRKYEKQMRDENHQMKLQIGSVPLEDFGSKSLSFSCNSLRDNVVKRKKRRRTEDTLDIAAYMSHHPLFSFFEKRNSSADGSFLDNELDKIAICSDKINADDDLHQHPADGDASLEKILHKIGVLQSQVIQLKTRLDKVTSENGMFSSTGDLNSLLPCNVLGSSALLQDNRGKMPAGSHDVVSQLISEYNMVMPPDSAAARHGQAVNVPDVIESTDCSLPVGTNTNSEDGVLIYNEKMKEEMSNFEEFKIHSAENHRVLKNVTIPASVPDPDPVDDQPAPKIRSISQLSAPKNKKKKARRRDARNY from the exons ATGCGACGTGAATTAGAGAACGAGCAAAATATAGACATGATTGTAGAGGCTTCGGCAAAGAAGCAGAATGGAAGTGATTCTAAAGAACTTGAAGCTAGTCATGTAAATTGTGCTAGCAACTATGAAAACCATACCTCCTTGGCTGAACAAGTAAAGGAGGAACCCCATGGCATTGAGGACGATGATATTGATATAATAGAATGTACAGATCCTGCTGATAATGTGCTGGTGCAATCAGATAAAGAGGAGTTGACAGAAAGTTCAAGTTCTTTTGGGAGTATTTTTTCTGAATCAGAGTATTGCACAACTATGAATGATATCGAGTGTACATCAGAATACAGCGGTGATGCTACATCAGAACTGGCATTTAGTGGATTTGGTGACATATTTAGGATGAC gAGGAAAAAGGTGACACCTCATTGGAGAGACTTTATTCAACCTATTAGGCAGCGATGCAAGTTGATTGAATTGAAACTTCATCTGCTTCAGTCTCAAAGTCGGAAGTATGAGAAACAAATGCGGGATGAGAACCACCAGATGAAGCTTCAAATTGGAAGTGTTCCATTGGAAGATTTTGGTTCAAAGTCACTTTCATTCTCTTGTAATAGTTTAAGAGATAATGTTgtgaagagaaagaagagaagaagaactGAAGATACATTGGATATAGCAGCTTATATGTCTCATCATCCCTTGTTCTCTTTCTTTG aaaaaagaaattcaagtgCTGATGGTTCTTTTCTGGATAACGAGTTGGACAAAATAG CCATCTGCTCTGACAAGATCAATGCTGATGATGACTTGCACCAACATCCTGCTGATGGTGATGCTTCCCTGGAAAAAATACTCCACAAAATTGGGGTTCTTCAGTCACAAGTTATCCAGCTTAAAACTAGACTTGACAAGGTAACAAGTGAGAATGGGATGTTCTCCAGCACAGGTGACTTGAATTCGCTTCTACCATGTAATGTTTTGGGAAGCTCTGCCCTTCTTCAAGACAATCGGGGCAAAATGCCAGCGGGATCACATGATGTTGTATCACAGCTGATATCTGAGTATAATATGGTTATGCCTCCTGACAGTGCAGCTGCAAGACATGGACAGGCAGTGAACGTCCCTGATGTGATTGAAAGCACAGATTGTTCCTTACCTGTGGGTACAAACACCAAT TCTGAAGATGGCGTTCTAATCTACaatgaaaaaatgaaggaaGAGATGAGTAACTTTGAGGAATTCAAGATccattctgcagaaaatcatcGGGTTTTAAAAAACGTTACCATCCCAGCTAGTGTTCCAGATCCTGATCCAGTCGATGATCAACCAGCTCCGAAAATACGCTCTATTTCCCAGCTTTCTGCTCctaagaacaagaagaagaaggctCGACGGAGAGATGCTCGGAATTACTGA
- the LOC778262 gene encoding green ripe isoform X1, with protein MLPRRYPQMDANPSNGGERDNALRGILQDLWPLDEIDPSTQKFPCCLVWTPLPVISWLAPFVGHVGICREDGTIVDFSGDSMIHFGQLFYGTVAKYYQVDRQQCCFARNFGGHTCRKGYEHVVFGTAVSWDDAVQLFRRTFENRNFKVFSCNGHSFAADCLNLLSFRGSMRWNMINVGALIMFEGKWVSRWSMLRSFLPFIGILCFGYLMIGWMFPIGLLSFVIGTFGWYVMICYCCKIEDDN; from the exons ATGCTGCCAAGAAGATATCCTCAGATGGATGCTAATCCTAGTAATGGGGGTGAAAGGGATAATGCTTTGCGAGGAATTCTGCAGGACTTATGGCCACTGGATGAAATTGATCCAAGCACTCAAAAGTTCCCTTGTTGCCTTGTTTGGACTCCTCTCCCTGTGATTTCTTGGCTTGCACCTTTTGTTGGACATGTTGGCATATGCAGGGAGGATGGTACCATTGTGGATTTTTCTGGAGATAGCATGATTCATTTTGGTCAGCTCTTCTATGGAACTGTAGCCAAATACTATCAGGTAGACAGACAGCAG TGCTGTTTTGCTCGCAACTTTGGTGGACACACATGCCGTAAGGGTTATGAACATGTTGTATTTGGGACAGCAGTAAGTTGGGATGATGCTGTTCAGTTGTTTAGGCGCACCTTTGAGAACAGAAACTTCAAAGTTTTCAGTTGCAACGGCCACTCATTCGCTGCTGATTGCCTGAACCTGCTATCATTTAGAGGATCAATGCGCTGGAACATGATTAATGTTGGAGCTCTTATAATGTTTGAGGGAAAGTGGGTCAGTCGCTGGTCAATGTTACGATCATTTCTGCCTTTCATTGGGATACTTTGCTTCGGCTATTTAATGATTGGATGGATGTTTCCAATTGGTCTGCTCTCCTTTGTTATTGGGACTTTTGGATGGTATGTCATGATCTGTTACTGTTGCAAGATTGAGGATGACAATTAG